The sequence below is a genomic window from Bos javanicus breed banteng chromosome 5, ARS-OSU_banteng_1.0, whole genome shotgun sequence.
caacggaatactactcagccataaaaataatgaaaaacaacaTTTTGCAACAACactgagattatcatactaagtgaagtaagtcagaaagagaaagacaaataccttatgatatcacttacaggtggaatctaaaacacaacacaaatgaacatatcatttcctccaccatagtttgggctcaggtcaaacaacagggagggaacacagccctgcccatcaacagaaaattggattaaagatttaatgaaCATGGcactgcccatcagaacaagacccagtttcccccttagtcagtttctccatcaggaagcttccaaaagcctcttatccttatccatcagaggacagacagaatgaaaaaccacacagaaaactaaacaaactgatcacatggaccacagccttgtctaactcaatgaaaccatgagccatgccatgtagggccacccaagatggacaggtcatggtggagagttctgacaaaacgtggtccactggagaaggcaatggcaaatcacttcagtattcttgccctgagaaccccatgaacagtatgaaaaggcaaaaagataggacacttaaagatgaactccctaggtcggcaggtgcccaatatgctacaggagatcagcggagaaataactccagaaagaatgaaaagatggagccaaagcaaaaacaacacccagttgtggatgtgactggtgatgggagtaaagtccgatgctgtaaagaacaattttgcataggaacctggaatgttaggtccatgaatcaaggcaaattggaagttatcaaacaagagatggtttaagagtgaacactgacattttaggaatcagtgaactaaaatgcactggaacggatgaatttaactcagataaccattatatctactactgtggacaagaatcccttagaagaaatggaggagccatcatagttaacaagagtctgaaaggcagtacttggatgcgatcttAAAACCAACAGAATAATCTCTAtttgtttcaaaggcaaaccattcaatatcacagtaatccaagtctctgcccctaccagtaatgctgaagaagctgaaattgaatggttctatgaagacctatcggagaaggcaatggcaccccactccagtactcttgcctggaaaatcccatggatggaggagcctggtaggctgcagtccatggggtcgctaagggtcagacacgactgagcaacttccctttcccgtttcactttcatgcattggagaaggaaatggcaacccactccagtgttcttgcctggagaatcccagggacggggagcctggtgggctgccgtctatggggtcgcacagagtcagacacgactgaagcgacttagcagcagcagcatgaagacctataagaccttctagaactaacacccaaaaaagatgtccttatcattataggggactggaatgcaaaagtaggaagtcaagagatacgtggaataacaggcaaatttgaccttgtggtgcaaaacgaagcaggtcaaaggctaacagaattttgccaaaagaatgcactggtcatagcaaacaccctcttccaacaacacaagagaagattctacacatggacattaccagatggtcaatactgaaatcagactgattatattctttgcagccaaagatggagaagctctatacagtcagcaaaaacaagactgggacctgactgtggctcagatcatgaacttcttattgccaaattcagacataaattgaagaaggtagggaaaaccactattcaggtatgacctaaatcaaatcccttatgattatacagtggaagtgagaaacagattcaagggattagatctgatagagtgcctgaggaactatggatgtGACACTgtaaggaggcagtgatcaagaccatccccaagaaaaagaaatgcaaaaaggcaaagtggttgtctgaggaggcctcacaaatagctgagaaaagaagagaagctaaaggcaaaggagaaaaggaaagatatactcatctgaatgcagagttctaaagaatagcaaggagagataagaaagccttcctcagtgatcagtgcaaagaaatagaggaaaacaacagaatgggaaagactagagatctcttcaagaaaattagataccaagggaacatttcatgcaaagatgagcacaataaaggacagaaatggtatggacctaacagaagcagaagatattaagaagaggtggcaagaatatacaaaagaaccatacaaaaaagatcttcatgaccaagataaccacgatggtgtgatccctcgcctagagccagacatcctggaatgtgaagtcaagtgggccttatgaagcatcaccgtgaacaaagctagtggaggtgatggaatttgaattgagctatttcaaatcctaaaagatgatgctatgaaagtgttgcagtcaatatgcagacaaatttggaaaactcagcagtggccacaggactggaaaaggtcagttttcattccaatcccaaagaaaggcaatgccaaagaatgctcaaactactgcacaattgcactcatctcacatgctagtaaagtaatgctcaaaattctccaagccagacttcaacagtatgtgaaccatgaacttccagatgttcaagctggttctagaaaaggcagaggaaccagagatcaaattgccagcatccctggatcatcgaaaaagcaagacagttccagaaaaatacctatttctgctttattgattacgccaaagcctgactgtgtggatcacaacaaactgtggaaaattcttcaagagatgggaacaccagaccacctgacctgcctcctgagaaatctgtatgcaggtcatgaaacagcagttagaactggacatggaacaacagactgattccaaatcaggaaaggagtacgtcaaggctgtatattgtcagcctgcttgtttaacttatatgcagagtgcatcatgcaaaatgtcgggctggatgaagcacaagtggcatcaagattgctggaagaaatgtaagtaacctcagatatgcagatgacaccacccttatggcagaaagtgaagaggaactaaagagcctcttaatgaaagtgaaagaggagactgaaaaagttggcttaaagctcagcatttagaaaacgaagatcatggcatctggtccaatcacttcatggcaaatagagtgggaaagaatggaaacggtgagattttattttggggggctccaaaatcaccacagatggtgactgcagccatgaaattaaatgatgcttactccttggaagaaaagctatgaccaacctagacagcatattaaaaatcagagacatactttgccaacaaaggtccatctatgaaagctatagttttccttggagtcatgtatggatgtgagatttggagtaTAAACAAAGCttagcacctaagaattgatgtctttgaactgtggtgttggagaaaacttttgagaatcccttggactacacggagatccaaccagtcaatcctaaaggaaatcaactctgaatattcattggaaggactgatgttgaagctgaaactccaatactttggccacctgatgtgaagaactgactcatttgaaaagacccttgtgctgggaaagattgacggcaggaggagaaggggacaacagaggatgagatggttggatggcatcaccgacttgatggacatgagtttatgagtaaactccgggtttggtgatggacagggaagcctggcgtgctgcagtccatagggtcgcaaagagtctgacatgactgagtgactgaactgaactgaacaaaaagaaacagactcccagacacagagaacaaatttgtggttaccagtggggagggtAGGTgagagagggatggagtgggaattTAGGGTTGGcagatataaactattatatgcagaaaggataaacaacaaggtcctactgtacaggaTAGAGAAGtatactcaatattctatgataagctgtaatgaaaaaaacatatatatgaaaagaacatatatatgtatgtatactgaATCACCatggtgtacagcagaaattaacacaacatgtaACTcgactgtatttcaataaaaaatttaaaaaacaaaccagaaaacagCTTTTCTGTAGGTGTACTCAGGAAAGAAAGTTACAACAACtgtattttccatttccatttcagaaaggtaaataataaaatacacttcagtcagttcagttcagttgttgctcagttgtgtccgactctttgcgatcccatgaatcgcggcacgccaggtctccctgtccatcaccaactcctggagttcactcagactcacgtccatcgagtcggtgatgccatccagccatctcatcctctgtcgtccccttttcctcctgcccccaatccctcagcatcagagtcttttccaatgaatcaactcttctcatgaggtggccaaagtactggagttgcagctttagcatcattccttccaaagaaaatccagggctgatctccttcagaatggactggttggatctccttgcagtccatgggactctcaagagtcttctccaacaccacagttcaaaagcatcaattcttcagtgctcagctttcttcacagtccaactgtcacgtccatacatgactactggaaaaaccatagccttgactagacgaacatttgtttgcaaagtaatgtctctgcttttgaatatgctatctaggtcataactttccttccaaggagtaagtgtcttttaatttcatggctgcagttaccatctgcagtgattttagaaagttgacactgtttccactgtttcccatctatttcatgtgatgggaccagatgccatgatcttcgttttctgaatgttgagctttaagccaactttttctcctctttcactttcatcaagtggcttttgagttcctcttcactttctgccataagggtggtgtcatctgcatatctgaggtgattgatatttctcccagcaatcttgatgatTCCAGCTTGAGTCTCTCATTTGCATTGGGACTGGTAAAGCATATAATCAGTTATAACGAAAGAGACAAATATGTTCTCtagaaaacaaatagaagatAACATGGCACCATGATGTGGCACGCACCATGGTGATTTTCCAATGTCATGCAAAGATAAGATCCTTTTTCTTGAAGTTTCCAGAACTTCTGATAATGTGAATACTTCTGTGGGAGCTCTGGTTATAAGAAACTGTGGGTATTTACACTTGTCCAGTATCTATGGCTGTTCATACAATAAGGAGACAAAAAACTCCTGGAAGGAATGTTAGTTGCTTGGTTTCACAAGAGTCAAGGAATAGGatttctgagaaaataaaaagccagGCAAAGCAACTGATTGAGCCCAAGGTCCCCTGCATCCTTTCAGAAGCCCAAAGACCTGACGATACAAGAGCGCTCTCTCAGCCTTAATCAAAGCCACTGCTCTCTGAGGACATCAGACAGCGTTGCACAAAGCACTCTTCTTTGAGTTGCCCTGTCTTACTCCACGCTTCAGTGACAACTCTTGTTGAGTTTAGATGTTAATTTTCTCACTCTGATTGCCCCCAGTCCACGTTTTGCATAGATTATGACCAAATTCTGTTTCTAGGCATCTACCTCAACCTTTGTGATCCAACAAAACTTGAGTAATCTAAAATTCTAAGTCcactgaagtcagacagagatggAGCCATGTGTATCATCTCATTTGAATctacagaaataataaatgtctTATTTCAAGACATAACAGATTACATGTCTTTACCAACTATGGTTGCTGGGAAATGAGGGACACAAGAAAGGAAGCTCAGTTGGGGATTGACATGTGTGCAGTGCTATATTTaacatggataaccaacaaggacttactgtagagcacaggaactctgctcaatgttatgtggcagcctgtgtgggaggggagtttggtggacaatggatacatgtatacgtatggctgagtccctctgctgtccacctgaaactatcacattgttaatcagctatatttcaatataaaataaagttttaaaaaagccttAATGTGTGTACACATTTTGGCCCAGTGATTTCACTTTTAggaaattatgtaaaaaaaacagatttatatAAAAAGCATCAACTTTTATCAACTCTgtaactaacaacaacaacaaaataggtaaagaacttgaatagatatttatcCACACAAGACATATGCTCATTATCAGtaatcactagggaaatgcaagtcaaaaactATAATCacataccacctcacacctgttaggatggctattatcaaaatatcagaaaataacaagtgttggcaaggaagtggagaaattagaatgtttgtacactgttggtgagaatctGAAATGGTACAGCTACTCTGCAAAATAGGATGAAGGtatctcataaaattaaaaaccaaattaccctataatccagcaattccatttctgggtataccTAAAAGAACTGAAgacaggatcacaaagagatatttgtatattCCTGCTTATCAcatcactattcacaatagccaaaaagtggagaCAATCCAAGTGGCCACTGATAgaagaatgagtaaataaaatgtggtatatacatacagtggagcactatttagctttaaaaagaaagaaattctgacatatgctacaacatagatgaaccctgaggacattatgctaagtaaaacaagtcagtcacaaaaagagaaacactgtatgattccactttaaGGTACGTGGAATAGTCAAAATcgtagaaacagaaagtagagcGGTGGTTGCCAGGACCTGGAACAAGGCAAAAAGGGAGAGTGGTTGTtaaatgggtatagagtttcagttcttCTACAAGATGGAAAAACCTATGGAAACGGATAGTGATGATGGTTGTAAAACATTATAACTGTATATAAtaccattgaactgtacacttggaAATCTtaaagatggtaaattttgttatgtgtaCTTCAGCACAATAAAAAGACTTAAGAAATATAATAAccaaaaaataacatataaataaataaagtctaacTCTTTAAGATTTGTCCACATACATTCCCAACACAACATATGATTACTCTTAAATTATGGAAATGATtgtgtgttaaaatatttaaatttaacccTATTATTAACTAGTaaggaatgaaaaatgaattaGAGATTATTTCAATTGTTGAGTCCTTTATATATTATTTCGTTTCATATTTACAATCAGCTCTATGAGGTACCATCATCTCCGTTCTACATGGAAAGGAACAATGAGGTGGCTGGCCCAAGGTCCCCAGACAGTAGGTGCAGCAGTGAGGTTCTAACCCAGGCTTGGTCTGACTCCACAGCCCAGTCTCTCCACGAAACCATGCTGCTTTCCTTGAGCAGATTTATCGAGTGAGAAGAGTTGATAAATGTTGAATCACTCAACTTTGTACCAATGAgtctattttaactttattttcaggAGTGGTCCAGTAAGGCTGTACTTGGTCAACACTACAGACATAATCTCGAGTCTACTGGGTACCTTAAAGAACAtttctaaatacacacacatacacacagcattagaaatgatttaaaaaccCAGACCTTGGCTTGAAAACAATGAAttacagttaatttttattgttctttaaaaACGAACTTTCTAAAATATTAGTAAACCTCATTTTTAGCTCTGTTTTGAAGTGTTGATACCAGTGAagtaatctttttcttctttgaatctTTTCCTCTAAATTTATAGTCTTCTCTTTTTCTAAGATAGCAGGAAGTTCCTTCCAGTTCTTAATAAAGATGAAAGGAGCGTTCATGGACTTGAGCAACTGCAGAGGAGCATTAAGGTACACAGATGAATTTCCACAGCTGCCAGCTGTCATTACATCTTCCACCACAGGAACAGAGCCATAGGAGCAAGCCTCATATATTCTGTAACACTCCGTGTTTACTCCTGCTGGGCACAAGGTGAGATCACTCTGAAGCAGAGCATCTTGATAATTCTTAAGGCTTTCATTTGTTTCTTGAGGCTGCCACctagaaaatcagaaaaataactgTAGTTTTCACTTTACTAAGCATATCTttgtggaagaaaatattttatcttttaatgttGGTTACAGGAAATGGTAAACACACTATAGAGATGGCAGGCAGAAAAGATGAGTCAAGTCTTGCCCAAACAGATTTCTTGAAAATAGTTAAGAATTTGAGAAGTTTGCAGTTGTACACTTAAAATCTAGTGATTATACAGTTTCTGAATGAATGTTGTACCAGCCAAAATTTTCTGAGTGCTAGGTCTTCTCTCTCTACCTCACCCTCCAAATTCCTGCCCTTATGGAGCTTATATCTCAGTTCAAGTGGTGGAGACAGATAGTAACCAGGTCAAGCCAATTATTTAGAAGGTGTTAAGCACTGTGTGGAAAACCAGAGCAGAGAAGTGAGGAGGGAGTTTCTGGTAGGGTAGTACTGCAAGTGTAAATAGGTGATCAGGGAGCGTCTCACTCAGGGGCATCCAAATGTGCAGCCAGAGATGAGGGAGCAAACCACGCAGGTATCTGGGGAGAGAACAGAAGGTAGAGCAGGCATAAAGGCCACGAGATGGTACATGCCTGGCATTTTCAAGGGACAGCAAGGAAGCCTGGGTGGCTGAAAGGGAGAGGTGCAGAAAATGGAGTCAGAGTACCCTATCACACAGTTTCGATCAGAGGGGTAACTGACCTCATCTGTGTTTGAGCAAAATCAATTTGGCTACTGTGTTGAGAACAGACTGTATGGGGCAAGGGTAGAAACTGAGAGAAAGCTAGATGTTTTCTCCTATTTTCTCAGGGAAATAAACAATAGGGTTATAAGGTAAGAGCAGCTGGGTAGAGAAAAGAGGGTATGAAACGGTCTTCCAGGAAAGAGGGAGAACACATGGAAAACAGAAATGGATGACTGCCAGACATTCAAGGTCAGATATTTCAAGTGAGATCAGTCAGCACCTTTCTCCAAGTGTGGCTGCACAGGTGGAGGTATGGAGCAGGCAACAGAGCTGGATTTAACCAGTTAGGATTTGCCAGATTAAGAAACGAAGAAGCTGAATGTATATGCAGTCATGATTGATTACGAAGTATAAGTGGGGTCAATAAGAAAGTAAAGATTAGGTGAGTGAAGGACAACGGAAAGGTAGTAGGAACAAGGACGTGTAAGTCCCAGCTAAATTGCTGAAATCAGATTATTACAGGGAATGAGTGGGAATGTCAGAAAAAGATGGTTACAGAGAGAATTGCTGGAACTTGAGATCATGCAGTATGTGTAATCATGAGGTCTAGAAAATGACCATGACAGTGAATGACCGAAGTGGAGACCCAAATCACTGGAGGAGAGGAAGTAAAGGAAGTGCAGGACCAAGGCTATGCAAAGACCATCCATGTGGATTTGGGGATCACTAAGAATGAGGCTGGAGAAATGTCGGAGAGAATGAGAGTGTATCAGGAACTAGACTCCTAAAGAATTAAGGAGATAAACCCAAGGTTTATATGATTTCTTTATAAaggagctattttttaaaattaatttttattggaatattgttgatttacaatgttaatttctgctatatggcAATAAGTcatttatacataaacatatatccactcttttttagattcttttctcatataggtcattatagagtactggttagagttccgtgtgctatatagtagactcttattagttatctattttattcatggTAGGGTGTATAagtcaatctcccaatttatttctCTCCATTATGATTTCAAAGAGAAAGAGTAGTGAATACTTTCGTCTGCTGGTATGAGATTCAAAACTGATATTGTTTTAGGGCGGGAAAAGGGAAAGAGGTCTGGAAGCAGCAATGAGAAGCAAGGAGGACTGCTACTCTACCTCCTTGGTTCAATGGTAGTAAAGGAATATCAAGAGTAAGCCTGTTTGTACAATCAACTTTCATATTTTCCCCTCACTCCTTCCATTCCAGGCACAGTGTCCCTTGTTCCTCACACATGTGgcattgatttgcatttccctgatgtatCCATGTTAAGCGTactttcatgtgcctgttggccacctgcatttcctctttggaaaaatgtctttttagttcttctgcccatttttttaactTGGCCATTTGCTTTCTTTGGTGTTGAGTTggatgagctatttatatatatatatatatatatatatatatatgatattaacctgttaggttttgttgttgttgttgttttattgatggtttcctttgctgtgcaaaagcttttaagtttaattaggtaaaCTTAagtttaatttgtttaatttaaacaaaatttaaaataaagtttaagtttaatttgcttatttttgttttctttgctttagaAAACAGATCTAAAAAAATTGCTGTTATTTATGTCAAAGAGAATTctacccatgttttcttctagttttatagtatctgttctttatatttaggtctttaatccattttgagtttatttttttatattgttagagaatttctaatttcattcttttacatgcacctgtccaattttcccagcatcacttactgaagaaactgtcttttctccattgtatattctcgccTCCTTTGTCACAGCTTAATTGACCatagtgtgtggatttatttctgagctctgtaCTCTGCTCCACTGATCTTCgtgtctgttttgtgccagtatcacactgtattgatgactgtagctttgtagtgcaGTCTGAAGTTagggagcatgattcctccaaatcattcttctttcttaagatttttttttctttggctatttggggtttttgtgtttccaaacaatttaaaatgatttgttctaattctgtgaaaaatgccattggtattttgatagggataaccttgaatccatagattgctttggacAGTATGGTCACCTTAATAGTATTCTTTTATTGTGAGAACAAGATGAACAAGATATATCTTTCCCTCTGTTTATGTTGtcctcaatttctttcatcagtgttttatagctttctgAGCATAGGTCTTTTCccttcttaggtaggtttattcctaggtagtTTATTTGATAAGATGGTAACTTCTCATTCTGATAGTACACTAATCGTTAGTATACAGAAATGTAACCAATTTCTATATGCTAATTctgtgtcctgcaactttaccaaactcactgatgagctctagtagttttctggtggtgtctttaggattttctgtgtatagtatcacgtcatctgaaaacagtgacagttttccttcttcctttccaatctggattccatttctttttcttctctgattgctgtggccaagacTTCTGAAACTgtgctgaataaaagtggtgagcgtgggcatccttgtcttgttcctgttttgttgtatatggcctttattatgttgaggcaagttccctctatgcccactttctggagagtttttatcataaatgaatgttgaacgttatcaaaagttttttctgtgtctatggagaagatcatatggtttttattcttcactttgctaatgtggtgtatcacatagGGTGATGatagccttgtagaatgagtttgaaagtgttttttcctctgcaatttttaaaaaatagtttgagGATAGATGTCaacttttccttaaatgtttggtagaatttacctgtgaagccatctggtgctggacttctgtttgttggaagtgtttaaattactgattcaatttcattattgGTAATcagtttgttcatattttctgtttctttctggttcagttttgggagattctacctttctaagaatttgtccacgTCCCCTAGGTTGTCCATTGTATTTGCATATAGTTGtacatagtagtctcttatgatcccttgtatttttgtaatattggctgtaactttttctttttcatttctgattttattgatttgggtgCTCTtcgtttttttggtttttttttctttaagagtcTTGTTAAAGGTTTATACATTtgggtttatcttttcaaagaaccacctTTTTCTATCACTTTAAGTTGCTGATGTCTTACcttcaaatgaattttaaaacccCTGCATTTGTACTCTTCTCCCCTCATAATTagtttttgatatcatattttgcATCTAATTGTTTTGTATATCCCTTAAATGCTTATTATGGATATAGATGACtttactacttttttcttttgtccctACTGGCTTCATGTGTGGATGGTTTCCCACCTTCACTGTACGTTTGtctttactttttcactttgtaAGTTGCTTCTTtcttgtggccttttcttttctcacCTAGAGAAGctcttttaacatttgttttaaggctggtttggtggtgctatactcttttagcttttgcttctcAGTAAAACTTTTGATcactccatcaaatctgaatgagaactttactgggtagagtattcttggttgtagtaGAGTCATGTTTTCTAGAATACAGTATCTGCTGCAATTAATGTATTTCTAGAtgtaaaaggacatttttttaaaaggcattacTTCTCTGATGACACTGCTTTACATGAaactctgtttatttaaaaataaaatactgctactgctgctaagttgcttcagttgtatccgactctgtgcgaccccatagacggcagcccaccaggctcccccatccctgggattctccaggcaagaacactggagtgggttgccatttccttctcgaatgcatgaaagtgaaaagtgaaagggaagtcgctcagtcatgtccgacttctagcgacgccatggactgcagcctaccaggctcctccgtccatgggattttccaggcaagagtactggagtggggtgccattgccttctccgaaaataaaataagtgatcTCCAAATTTCTTCCTTCAGTCCATGAACACCTGTTTCATGATTACTATGTAAAAGATGGAAGAAAGTTAACCCTAttaaatccatccatccatccatccattccccACTTGTCCTGGCCTACTTTATGCAAGGTCCTATGTTAGATCTCGGGGTTCAAAGAATGGCCTCTGTCCTCAGGGTGATGCCAGGTTCCTGAAGCTATGAGGCATACGGCATGCCAGTCTTGGAATACTGAACTGGTTTGCTGAACATCTCAGAGATGAACCTAAGATTCTTATTGTCATCCACAATCTCCTGTGTTCAAGTCTGACTAACAAATATTATTGAGAAAACCTAACAATTGACATGTGCATATGATAGTTACCAATGTTTGTCTTCAAGATGGACTATGGGAGATGCTCtctatttttaatgtatacaacACTGTTTCATCACAGCTTTAATTATTAATGTATCTTCTGGGGAAAGACTGGTATTAATGGAGTTAAAAATGTCTGTGGAAATCTGTAGGGTCACATAAAGCCTGGAAACATGTTTCACAGATTGGAAACATGCTGGATGAATCAAGTAAACATAGAACTTACTGTTCTCTTGCTGAAACCCAACAAAGCTTATCATTCCCATCCTGTTTCAAAATTTTCATTAGTGCTTGTCTGGATGAATTTTCATAAACGGTTCCTACAAAATTACACAAGTATGGCCTT
It includes:
- the RXYLT1 gene encoding ribitol-5-phosphate xylosyltransferase 1 isoform X2; protein product: MDVFQWPLGVATYRNFPVVEVNWSMLHNERPYLCNFVGTVYENSSRQALMKILKQDGNDKLCWVSAREQWQPQETNESLKNYQDALLQSDLTLCPAGVNTECYRIYEACSYGSVPVVEDVMTAGSCGNSSVYLNAPLQLLKSMNAPFIFIKNWKELPAILEKEKTINLEEKIQRRKRLLHWYQHFKTELKMRFTNILESSFLKNNKN